From Vogesella sp. XCS3, the proteins below share one genomic window:
- a CDS encoding THUMP domain-containing protein gives MSTFRSRQRAAQRRQPTSFAERNAPPAGNNAPPAGQTGNNPRFGNDSRGFDKPRFGGEHRRDGDAQPRGERSFDKPRFGGDKPRFEGNRDNREGGFKRDGEFQPRGERSFDKPRFGGDKPRFEGNRDNREGGFKRDGEFQPRGEQRSFDKPRFGGDKPRFEGNRDNREGGFKRDGEFQPRGEQRSFDKPRFGGDKPRFEGNRDNREGGFKRDGEFQPRGEQRSFDKPRFGGDKPRFEGNRENREGGFKRDGEFQPRGEQRSFDKPRFGGDKPRFEGNRDNREGGFKRDGEFQPRGEQRSFDKPRFGGDKPRFEGNRENREGGFKRDGEFQPRGERSFDKPRFGGDKPRFEGSRENREGGFKRDGEFQPRGEQRSFDKPRFEGNRDSGFKREGDFRREQPNDHQPRGEHGLDKPRTLFSVKPEDYAPAPEAAPAERPQKTYTRDRVAGRGGKAHPDYVAPEPRDNEQAPVENKPAGGPVRTSFLKRVSDIDTPATPRSDEPRRESGFQREERSFDKPRFGGERREGGFQREERSFDKPRFGGERREGGFQREERSFDKPHFGGERREGGFQREERSFDKPRFGGERREGGFQRDAAPARTLFGKGEAREPGQGFGKQGGGDKVGRTPFVKAQPRTLKDGEFALFASCPRGLEKLLGEEIALQGGTELQLTDGGVAFTGTQEVMMRVNLHSRTASRLLMQLAMGTFREERDIYTLAKGINWPELFDVGCTIKVKTDGHARLKSIDYVSLIVKDAICDRFRDLGGERPSVDTRTPDMRIRVFLSGFDVQIYLDTSGEALFKRGWRDETGEAPLRENLAAGILLLAGYNGTQPLLDPMCGSGTFLVEAADIALNRAPGRDRGFAFELLKNHNDLLWHSIKNDAELASRKLATLPLYGNDRAAHMVDITRRNLERTGLAELVTLSVGDATELAAPAKQGLIVCNPPYGIRLDEQDSLAELYPQLATWLKRQFAGWTAHLMTADTRLPSLMRLAADSRPMLYNGALECRVYAFTLVEGSNRKEKDDTSGQ, from the coding sequence ATGTCCACATTCCGTTCCCGCCAGCGCGCCGCGCAACGCCGTCAGCCCACATCTTTTGCCGAGCGCAACGCACCACCTGCCGGGAATAACGCTCCGCCAGCAGGCCAGACCGGCAACAACCCGCGCTTTGGCAACGACAGCCGTGGTTTCGACAAACCACGCTTCGGCGGCGAGCATCGTCGTGACGGTGATGCCCAGCCACGTGGCGAACGCAGCTTCGACAAACCGCGTTTCGGCGGCGACAAGCCCCGCTTTGAAGGCAATCGCGACAACCGCGAAGGCGGCTTCAAGCGAGATGGCGAGTTCCAGCCGCGCGGCGAACGCAGCTTCGACAAACCGCGTTTCGGCGGCGACAAGCCCCGCTTTGAAGGTAACCGCGACAACCGCGAAGGCGGCTTCAAGCGCGACGGCGAGTTCCAGCCACGCGGCGAACAGCGCAGCTTCGACAAACCGCGCTTTGGCGGCGACAAGCCCCGCTTTGAAGGCAATCGCGACAACCGTGAAGGCGGCTTCAAGCGCGACGGCGAGTTCCAGCCACGCGGCGAACAGCGCAGCTTCGACAAACCACGTTTCGGCGGCGACAAGCCCCGCTTTGAAGGTAACCGCGACAACCGCGAAGGCGGCTTCAAACGCGACGGCGAGTTCCAGCCACGCGGCGAACAGCGCAGCTTCGACAAACCGCGTTTCGGCGGCGACAAGCCACGCTTCGAAGGTAACCGTGAAAACCGTGAAGGCGGCTTCAAACGCGACGGCGAGTTCCAGCCACGCGGCGAACAGCGCAGCTTCGACAAACCACGTTTCGGCGGCGACAAGCCCCGCTTCGAAGGTAACCGCGACAACCGCGAAGGCGGCTTCAAGCGCGACGGCGAGTTCCAGCCACGCGGCGAACAGCGCAGCTTCGACAAACCGCGTTTCGGCGGCGACAAGCCACGCTTCGAAGGTAACCGTGAAAACCGTGAAGGCGGCTTCAAACGCGACGGCGAGTTCCAGCCACGTGGCGAACGCAGCTTCGACAAACCGCGTTTCGGCGGCGACAAGCCACGCTTCGAAGGTAGCCGTGAAAACCGCGAAGGCGGCTTCAAGCGCGATGGCGAGTTCCAGCCACGCGGCGAACAACGCAGCTTCGACAAACCACGCTTCGAAGGCAATCGCGACAGCGGCTTCAAACGCGAAGGCGATTTCCGCCGCGAGCAACCCAACGATCACCAGCCACGTGGCGAACACGGGCTGGACAAGCCGCGCACACTGTTTTCGGTCAAGCCGGAAGATTACGCCCCGGCTCCGGAAGCCGCACCCGCAGAGCGCCCGCAAAAAACCTACACCCGTGACCGCGTAGCGGGCCGTGGCGGCAAAGCCCACCCCGACTACGTGGCACCAGAACCACGCGACAACGAGCAGGCACCGGTAGAAAACAAACCGGCTGGCGGCCCGGTGCGTACCAGCTTCCTGAAGCGCGTCAGCGACATCGACACCCCGGCGACGCCACGTAGCGACGAACCACGCCGCGAAAGTGGCTTCCAGCGCGAAGAGCGCAGCTTCGACAAACCACGCTTTGGCGGCGAGCGTCGCGAAGGCGGCTTCCAGCGCGAAGAGCGTAGCTTCGACAAACCACGCTTTGGCGGCGAGCGTCGCGAAGGCGGCTTCCAGCGCGAAGAGCGCAGCTTCGACAAACCGCACTTTGGCGGTGAGCGCCGTGAAGGCGGCTTCCAGCGCGAAGAGCGCAGCTTCGACAAACCACGCTTTGGCGGCGAGCGTCGCGAAGGCGGCTTCCAGCGTGATGCGGCCCCCGCCCGCACGCTGTTTGGCAAAGGCGAAGCCCGTGAACCAGGCCAAGGTTTTGGCAAGCAAGGCGGTGGCGACAAGGTTGGCCGCACGCCCTTCGTCAAAGCCCAGCCACGTACGCTGAAAGACGGCGAATTCGCCCTGTTTGCCAGCTGCCCGCGTGGCCTGGAAAAACTGCTGGGCGAAGAAATTGCCCTGCAAGGCGGCACCGAGCTGCAACTTACCGACGGTGGCGTGGCCTTTACCGGCACGCAAGAAGTGATGATGCGCGTGAACCTGCACTCGCGTACCGCCAGCCGCCTGCTGATGCAGCTGGCCATGGGCACCTTCCGCGAAGAGCGCGACATCTACACCCTAGCCAAGGGCATTAACTGGCCAGAGCTGTTTGATGTGGGCTGCACCATCAAGGTAAAGACCGATGGCCATGCCCGCCTGAAGAGCATCGACTACGTATCGCTGATCGTGAAAGACGCAATCTGCGACCGCTTCCGCGACCTGGGCGGCGAGCGCCCCAGCGTAGATACCCGCACCCCGGACATGCGCATCCGTGTGTTCCTGTCCGGCTTTGACGTGCAGATCTACCTGGATACCAGCGGCGAAGCGCTGTTCAAACGCGGCTGGCGCGACGAAACAGGCGAAGCCCCGCTGCGCGAAAACCTGGCAGCCGGCATCCTGCTGCTGGCCGGCTACAACGGCACCCAGCCACTGCTGGACCCGATGTGCGGTAGCGGTACCTTCCTGGTAGAGGCCGCCGACATCGCCCTGAACCGCGCCCCTGGCCGCGACCGTGGCTTTGCCTTCGAACTGCTGAAAAACCACAACGATCTGCTATGGCACAGCATCAAGAACGACGCAGAACTGGCCAGCCGTAAACTGGCTACCCTGCCGCTGTACGGTAACGACCGCGCCGCCCACATGGTAGACATCACCCGCCGCAACCTGGAACGCACCGGCCTGGCCGAGCTCGTTACCCTGAGCGTGGGCGACGCCACCGAGTTGGCCGCACCCGCCAAGCAAGGCCTGATCGTGTGCAACCCGCCGTACGGTATCCGCCTGGACGAACAAGACAGCCTGGCCGAGCTGTACCCGCAGCTGGCCACCTGGCTCAAGCGCCAGTTTGCCGGCTGGACCGCCCACCTGATGACGGCAGACACCCGCCTGCCCAGCCTGATGCGCCTGGCCGCAGACAGCCGCCCCATGCTGTACAACGGCGCACTGGAATGCCGCGTTTACGCCTTCACACTGGTAGAAGGTTCTAACCGCAAGGAAAAAGACGACACAAGCGGTCAGTAA
- a CDS encoding glycosyltransferase, whose product MKKPLVSLSVVSHGQARLVKLLVADLKRLALADVELIITVNLPEDETFYKDTGYPTVIVRNAVPKGFGENHNAALLHSSGSFFAVVNPDVRLTQLDLSLLLQPMHDRKVGAVAPVILNAAGSVEDSVRRFPTVSGLFRRVVFKETKPGYSWGNDTIAVDWAAGMFVIFRREAFVQVSGFDDKRFFMYFEDVDICARLWKAGWKVLLQPQVSVIHDAQRASHRSFKHMKWHLSSAVRYLTGI is encoded by the coding sequence ATGAAAAAGCCCCTAGTTAGTCTTTCTGTTGTGAGCCATGGTCAAGCCCGTCTGGTCAAATTGTTGGTGGCTGATTTAAAGCGCCTTGCCTTGGCAGATGTCGAGTTGATTATTACGGTTAATCTGCCTGAGGATGAGACCTTTTACAAAGACACCGGCTACCCGACCGTTATTGTGCGAAATGCTGTGCCGAAGGGCTTTGGCGAAAACCACAATGCTGCACTTTTGCATTCTTCCGGATCATTTTTTGCAGTCGTTAATCCTGATGTCAGGCTTACCCAGCTTGATTTGTCTTTATTGTTGCAGCCTATGCATGATAGGAAGGTTGGCGCTGTCGCCCCTGTGATACTGAATGCTGCCGGTAGCGTTGAGGATAGTGTCCGTCGTTTTCCTACGGTAAGCGGCCTATTTCGCCGGGTGGTATTTAAAGAGACGAAGCCCGGTTATTCCTGGGGTAATGACACTATTGCGGTGGATTGGGCTGCAGGGATGTTTGTTATTTTTCGACGTGAGGCGTTTGTTCAGGTTTCCGGCTTTGATGATAAACGCTTTTTCATGTACTTTGAAGATGTCGACATCTGTGCCCGATTATGGAAAGCTGGCTGGAAAGTACTTCTCCAGCCTCAGGTAAGTGTCATTCATGATGCTCAGCGTGCTAGCCACAGAAGTTTCAAGCACATGAAGTGGCATCTCTCTAGTGCTGTTAGGTACTTGACCGGTATTTAG
- a CDS encoding MarC family protein: protein MDTSFLSATILLILITDPLGNIPLFISALKQVKPERRRRVVFRECFIAFAVLLTFMFFGKGFLELMHLTDESLRVAGGVILFLIAIKMIFPGEGSMFGGDKMHGEPFIVPIAVPLIAGPSAMATVLLMSTREPERMLEWIGALTLTMLVTLLVFLFSGKIHRALGEQAITALERLMGLVLTAISIEMLLGGVAAYIKKLA from the coding sequence ATGGATACCTCTTTCCTGTCTGCCACCATCCTGCTGATCCTGATTACCGATCCGCTGGGTAACATTCCCCTCTTCATTTCTGCCCTCAAGCAGGTGAAGCCGGAACGCCGCCGCCGCGTAGTCTTCCGCGAATGCTTTATCGCCTTTGCGGTACTGCTCACCTTCATGTTCTTTGGCAAAGGCTTCCTCGAGCTGATGCACCTCACAGACGAAAGCCTGCGCGTCGCTGGCGGCGTCATCCTGTTCCTGATCGCCATCAAGATGATCTTCCCCGGCGAAGGCAGCATGTTTGGCGGCGACAAAATGCACGGCGAGCCTTTCATCGTTCCGATTGCCGTACCGCTGATCGCCGGCCCCTCCGCCATGGCCACCGTGCTGCTGATGTCCACCCGCGAACCGGAACGCATGCTGGAGTGGATAGGCGCCCTCACCCTCACCATGCTGGTAACGCTGCTGGTCTTCCTGTTCTCCGGCAAAATCCACCGCGCCCTTGGCGAACAGGCCATCACCGCCCTGGAACGCCTGATGGGTCTGGTGCTGACCGCCATCTCCATCGAAATGCTGCTAGGTGGCGTGGCGGCTTACATCAAAAAACTGGCATAA
- a CDS encoding NUDIX domain-containing protein, translated as MSKNNLPSLLSEQDFVAACSALPLVSIDLMLTYRTQDSEVLLLGMRNNRPARDFWFSPGGRIRKNEGIQLAMQRIASEELGMPLSWLSRATLLGAWDHFYDDSAFSDAVSTHYVNLAYRVPVSREEIGLLCPPCGALEQHSAWKWFPLDVASSDESVHENVRVVASLMQVRCDEAR; from the coding sequence TTGAGTAAGAATAATTTGCCTAGCTTGCTTTCAGAACAGGACTTTGTCGCTGCATGCAGTGCATTACCGCTGGTTTCTATCGACCTGATGCTGACGTACCGTACCCAGGATAGTGAGGTTTTGCTATTGGGCATGAGAAATAATCGCCCTGCGCGTGATTTCTGGTTTTCACCAGGTGGGCGTATTCGCAAAAATGAGGGCATTCAGCTGGCAATGCAGCGTATTGCTAGCGAGGAACTTGGTATGCCGTTGTCTTGGCTATCGCGCGCTACCTTATTGGGTGCTTGGGATCATTTTTATGATGACAGTGCTTTTTCGGATGCAGTTTCTACGCATTATGTAAATTTGGCCTACCGCGTGCCTGTTTCCAGAGAGGAGATAGGTTTGCTCTGCCCACCCTGTGGCGCGTTGGAGCAGCACAGTGCATGGAAGTGGTTCCCGCTTGATGTGGCCAGCTCCGACGAATCTGTGCACGAGAATGTACGCGTAGTGGCGTCTCTTATGCAGGTACGGTGTGATGAAGCGAGGTAA